One genomic window of Desulfovibrio psychrotolerans includes the following:
- a CDS encoding YhcH/YjgK/YiaL family protein: MIADTLEHWRRYPLGAAWEKAFAFLEGVSPDIPAGRYAIAGDDIFAEVAEYVPVPGGTKPYEAHRVYMDLQYLLAGREWLLNAPLDTLRLRQPYNAERDFALYEVPAQESARVPLGGGMFAALYPHDGHCPGIARHGGLVGEPADELADESADEPDAGVATDVAGAAAVRAGQPVKKVVVKIRVALLAGMGNG, translated from the coding sequence ATGATAGCGGACACCTTGGAGCATTGGCGGCGGTATCCTCTGGGAGCGGCGTGGGAGAAGGCGTTTGCCTTTCTGGAAGGTGTGTCGCCGGATATCCCCGCCGGACGGTATGCCATTGCCGGAGACGATATCTTTGCGGAAGTGGCGGAGTATGTTCCTGTTCCGGGCGGTACCAAGCCGTATGAGGCGCACCGGGTATATATGGACCTGCAGTATCTTCTGGCAGGCCGGGAATGGCTGCTGAACGCCCCGCTGGATACGCTGCGGCTGCGCCAGCCGTATAATGCCGAGCGGGACTTCGCGCTGTACGAGGTGCCCGCACAGGAAAGTGCGCGGGTTCCCCTTGGTGGAGGCATGTTTGCCGCACTGTATCCGCACGACGGACATTGCCCCGGTATTGCACGGCATGGCGGACTGGTTGGCGAACCGGCTGACGAATTGGCTGACGAATCGGCTGACGAACCGGATGCCGGAGTGGCTACTGACGTGGCTGGAGCAGCGGCGGTACGGGCAGGGCAGCCCGTGAAAAAGGTGGTGGTAAAAATACGCGTGGCCCTGCTTGCCGGAATGGGGAACGGGTAA
- a CDS encoding efflux RND transporter periplasmic adaptor subunit, with amino-acid sequence MTTPFPLASLRRPSFFTAAALLFAVLLAAGCGNGDSKPAQPKGVPAVPVTVVEVAQQATPLVVTAVGNVQPQATVQIKTQVGGIIVEQRVRDGQSVREGDLLFRLDPRPFELVIREAQARLDRNRVQLAKAAKDLERYAQLSKINAVAQEQYDKTYAEAKSLESDIQLNLATLERARLDLAYTVIKAPISGNVGMIQVTEGNVIKANDDRTLCVINQLDPVSVSFALPERYLTEVLDMQRSGSVPVEATPASSDAVSSQSGQSAPAREPVRGFLSAMDNAVDTTTGTIRLRAQFDNAEKRLWPGQFVRVGLVLRDKPDALLIPTSAVLDGIQGSYVYVITPDNKAEARQITVDFLSGKNTVLASGLAVGERVVLDGQVRLAPGMTVEVRPQPGAAPQSPQSTQTPQAGQSPQAAPQPLPAAGKGE; translated from the coding sequence GTGACCACACCTTTCCCCCTAGCCTCCCTGCGCCGCCCATCGTTTTTTACTGCGGCAGCACTCCTGTTTGCCGTGCTCCTTGCTGCCGGTTGCGGAAACGGCGACAGCAAGCCTGCGCAACCCAAAGGAGTTCCGGCAGTTCCGGTCACCGTGGTCGAAGTTGCGCAGCAGGCAACGCCGCTGGTCGTAACCGCCGTGGGCAACGTGCAGCCGCAGGCTACCGTGCAGATCAAAACGCAGGTGGGCGGCATCATAGTGGAACAGCGCGTGCGCGACGGCCAGAGCGTGCGCGAGGGCGACCTGCTCTTCAGGCTGGACCCGCGTCCCTTTGAACTGGTTATCCGTGAGGCGCAGGCGCGGCTGGACCGCAACCGGGTGCAACTTGCCAAGGCCGCCAAGGATCTGGAACGTTACGCGCAGCTCAGCAAAATCAACGCCGTGGCGCAGGAGCAGTACGACAAAACTTACGCCGAGGCCAAATCGCTGGAAAGCGACATTCAGCTTAACCTCGCCACGCTGGAACGGGCGCGGCTCGACCTTGCCTACACGGTCATCAAGGCTCCCATCTCCGGCAACGTGGGCATGATTCAGGTAACGGAAGGTAACGTCATCAAGGCCAACGACGACCGCACCTTGTGCGTTATCAACCAATTGGACCCTGTTTCCGTATCGTTTGCCCTGCCGGAACGGTACCTGACCGAGGTACTGGATATGCAGCGTTCGGGGAGCGTGCCTGTGGAAGCCACTCCGGCATCATCCGATGCCGTGTCCTCCCAGTCCGGCCAGTCCGCACCGGCCCGCGAGCCGGTGCGCGGCTTCCTTTCCGCCATGGATAACGCCGTGGATACGACCACAGGCACCATCCGCCTGCGCGCACAGTTTGACAATGCAGAAAAACGCCTGTGGCCCGGCCAGTTTGTCCGTGTGGGCCTGGTGCTGCGGGATAAGCCGGATGCCCTGCTCATTCCCACCTCTGCGGTGCTGGACGGTATTCAGGGCTCTTACGTTTACGTGATCACCCCGGATAACAAGGCAGAGGCGCGCCAGATAACCGTAGACTTTCTCTCCGGAAAAAATACCGTTCTCGCCTCCGGGCTTGCCGTTGGCGAGCGGGTGGTGCTGGACGGGCAGGTGCGCCTTGCCCCCGGCATGACCGTGGAGGTGCGCCCGCAACCCGGTGCCGCCCCCCAGTCCCCGCAGTCCACTCAGACTCCGCAAGCCGGGCAGTCCCCGCAAGCCGCGCCGCAGCCGCTCCCTGCAGCGGGCAAGGGTGAATAG
- a CDS encoding efflux RND transporter permease subunit: MNPSAIFVNRPVMTTLLMLGILFSGIMAYSRLPVNDLPNVDFPTIEVSASLSGASPETMASAVATPLEKQFSTIAGLDSMTSVSSMGSTRITMQFSLEKNIDAAALDVQSAITAASRNLPEDMDSPPTFRKVNPADFPILYLAISSPTMRLSDVNEYAEGMMAQRLSMVNGVAQVQVYGSKKYAVRIQLNPEALASREIGVDEVANAIRTSNVNLPVGTITGDAREYTVRSSGQLLNADAYRPLIVAWRNGSPVRLGEVALVQDSVENVRRLNWHSGTPGMVLAVQRQPGTNTVEVVDAIRALLPQFREMLPAAASLDVLYDRSQSIKESVDDVKFTLVLTICLVIMVIFMFLRKVSATIIPGLALPMSIVGTFGVMYYMGFSLNNISLMALTLSVGFVVDDAIVMLENIVRHQEMGKTIRAAVMDGSREIAFTIVSMTISLAAVFIPVLFMGGVVGRLFHEFAVTISAAILISGVVSLTLTPMLCNLILRQRKEKETHGRFYNAMEAMFNAWHRLYEVTLNWCVRHHALTMGFSILLVGVTAWMFVVIPKGFLPKEDTGRLQASLVYEEGIAFDTLVRRQKELMAVLDKDKAVAGYMSVAGAGGPNAASNAGRLMINLKPHAERKETAEQVLQRLRRSLSQVPGVQVYLQNPPAINIGGRSSKGQYQFTLQSPNTEELYRSAALLEARLAVMPDLQDVSSDMELTNPELQLLIHRDKAAALGVSAYQIEDALATSFGNRRVSSIYAANDTYRVLMELAPEYQANPDALSFLHVRSGDGKLIPMDTLVERRMGVGPLSINHSGQLPSATISFNLRPDVSLGSAVAQVEAVAAEVVPASISTTFQGEAQAFQDSMKGLAMLLGVSVLVIYLVLGILYESFIHPLTILSGLPSAGVGALLTLMLFNVDLNLYGFVGIIMLIGIVKKNAIMMIDFALEAQRTRNLDARRAICEGALIRFRPIMMTTMAALMGTLPIALGIGAGADARRPLGLAVVGGLLLSQLLTLYFTPVYYMYLDAAQRRLRALFGKADPLPAHPGNA; this comes from the coding sequence ATGAATCCGTCCGCCATATTCGTCAACCGGCCGGTCATGACCACCCTGCTCATGCTCGGCATCCTCTTTTCCGGCATCATGGCCTATTCGCGCCTGCCGGTGAACGACCTGCCCAATGTGGATTTTCCCACCATTGAGGTCAGCGCCAGCCTTTCCGGCGCAAGCCCGGAAACCATGGCCTCCGCCGTTGCCACGCCGCTGGAAAAACAATTTTCCACCATTGCGGGACTGGATTCCATGACCTCGGTCAGTTCCATGGGCAGCACGCGCATAACCATGCAGTTTTCGCTGGAAAAGAACATAGACGCCGCAGCGCTGGACGTGCAGTCGGCCATCACCGCCGCCTCGCGCAACCTCCCGGAAGACATGGATTCCCCGCCCACCTTCCGCAAGGTGAACCCGGCGGACTTTCCCATTCTGTACCTTGCCATCTCCTCGCCCACCATGCGGCTTTCCGATGTGAACGAATACGCGGAAGGCATGATGGCGCAGCGCCTCTCCATGGTAAACGGCGTGGCACAGGTGCAGGTCTACGGCTCCAAGAAATACGCCGTGCGCATCCAGTTGAATCCGGAGGCGCTGGCATCGCGCGAAATCGGCGTGGATGAGGTGGCAAACGCCATCCGCACCAGCAACGTGAACCTGCCCGTGGGCACCATTACCGGCGATGCACGAGAATACACGGTGCGCTCATCGGGCCAGCTGCTCAACGCCGATGCCTACCGTCCGCTCATCGTGGCATGGCGCAACGGTTCGCCCGTGCGGCTTGGCGAGGTGGCGCTGGTGCAGGACAGCGTGGAAAACGTGCGCCGTCTCAACTGGCACAGCGGCACGCCGGGCATGGTGCTTGCCGTGCAGCGGCAGCCCGGCACCAACACCGTGGAGGTGGTAGACGCCATCCGTGCACTGCTGCCGCAATTCCGCGAAATGCTGCCCGCCGCAGCCAGCCTTGATGTGCTGTACGACCGTTCCCAATCCATCAAGGAATCTGTGGATGACGTAAAGTTCACGCTGGTGCTGACCATCTGTCTGGTCATCATGGTCATCTTCATGTTCCTGCGCAAAGTTTCTGCCACCATCATTCCGGGGCTTGCGCTGCCCATGTCCATCGTGGGCACCTTCGGCGTCATGTATTACATGGGCTTCAGCCTGAACAACATCTCACTCATGGCACTCACGCTCTCCGTGGGGTTTGTGGTGGACGACGCCATCGTCATGCTGGAAAACATCGTCCGGCATCAGGAGATGGGCAAAACCATCCGCGCCGCCGTCATGGACGGCTCACGCGAGATAGCCTTCACCATCGTTTCCATGACCATTTCCCTCGCCGCCGTGTTTATTCCCGTGCTGTTCATGGGGGGCGTGGTGGGCAGGCTGTTCCATGAATTCGCGGTCACCATCTCTGCCGCCATTCTCATCTCCGGCGTGGTTTCGCTCACGCTCACCCCCATGCTGTGCAACCTCATCCTGCGGCAGCGTAAGGAAAAAGAAACCCACGGCAGGTTCTACAACGCCATGGAAGCCATGTTCAACGCATGGCACCGGCTCTATGAGGTTACGCTCAACTGGTGCGTGCGCCACCATGCGCTGACCATGGGTTTTTCCATCCTTCTGGTGGGGGTTACCGCATGGATGTTCGTGGTCATTCCCAAGGGATTCCTGCCCAAGGAAGATACGGGGCGCCTGCAGGCATCGCTTGTGTATGAAGAGGGCATCGCCTTCGACACACTGGTCCGCCGCCAGAAGGAACTGATGGCTGTTCTGGATAAGGACAAAGCCGTGGCGGGCTACATGTCCGTGGCAGGAGCAGGCGGGCCCAACGCCGCCAGCAACGCGGGACGGCTGATGATAAACCTCAAGCCCCACGCGGAACGCAAGGAAACGGCTGAACAGGTGCTGCAACGGCTGCGCAGAAGCCTTTCGCAGGTGCCCGGCGTGCAGGTTTATCTGCAAAACCCGCCCGCCATCAACATCGGCGGACGCTCCAGCAAGGGGCAGTACCAGTTCACCCTGCAAAGTCCCAACACGGAAGAACTGTACCGCTCCGCAGCCCTGTTGGAAGCACGTCTGGCTGTCATGCCCGACCTGCAGGACGTAAGCTCCGACATGGAACTCACCAACCCGGAACTGCAACTCCTCATCCACCGCGACAAGGCGGCTGCGCTGGGCGTAAGCGCCTATCAGATAGAGGATGCCCTTGCCACCTCCTTCGGCAACCGGCGCGTCTCCAGCATCTACGCGGCCAATGATACCTACCGCGTTCTCATGGAACTTGCCCCTGAATATCAGGCCAACCCGGACGCCCTCTCCTTCCTGCATGTGCGGTCAGGCGACGGCAAACTCATTCCCATGGACACGCTCGTGGAACGCCGGATGGGCGTTGGCCCTCTTTCCATCAACCATTCCGGGCAGTTGCCTTCCGCCACTATCTCCTTCAACCTGCGGCCCGATGTTTCACTGGGGTCTGCGGTTGCGCAGGTGGAAGCCGTGGCCGCAGAGGTGGTTCCCGCCAGCATCTCCACCACCTTTCAGGGAGAGGCACAGGCGTTTCAGGATTCCATGAAGGGCCTCGCCATGCTGCTGGGCGTATCCGTTCTGGTCATCTATCTGGTGCTGGGCATTCTGTACGAGAGCTTCATCCACCCCCTCACCATCCTTTCCGGGCTTCCCTCGGCAGGGGTGGGTGCCCTGCTCACGCTCATGCTCTTTAATGTGGACCTGAACCTGTACGGTTTCGTGGGCATAATCATGCTCATAGGCATAGTGAAAAAGAACGCCATCATGATGATAGACTTCGCTCTGGAAGCGCAGCGCACCCGCAACCTTGACGCGCGCCGGGCCATTTGCGAAGGCGCGCTCATACGCTTCCGTCCCATCATGATGACCACCATGGCCGCGCTTATGGGCACGCTGCCCATCGCCCTCGGCATCGGCGCGGGGGCAGATGCCCGCAGACCTCTGGGCCTTGCCGTTGTGGGCGGTCTGCTGCTCTCGCAGTTGCTCACACTCTACTTCACGCCCGTGTACTACATGTATCTGGATGCCGCCCAGCGCAGGTTGCGCGCCCTGTTCGGCAAGGCAGACCCGCTGCCTGCCCACCCCGGCAACGCCTGA
- a CDS encoding ABC transporter ATP-binding protein: MLEALNISKSFQSEGVVTSALRGVNLSLAAGEFVSIVGRSGSGKTTFLNVLATLLAPDSGQILYRGEDVTTFSPARLNSLRNRDFAVVFQFHYLLPYLTARENVLLPFMSGLRAVSTAARERAEECLRRVGLGDKGSKLPGHLSGGEQQRVAIARALVKESTVLFADEPTGNLDKTTGESIMELLADLKRDGLSIVMVTHDESYARRADRVVRMADGALVE, from the coding sequence ATGCTTGAAGCCTTGAATATTTCCAAGAGTTTTCAATCGGAAGGGGTTGTCACTTCCGCCCTGCGCGGGGTGAACCTTTCGCTTGCTGCCGGAGAGTTTGTGAGCATTGTGGGGCGTTCCGGGTCCGGCAAGACGACCTTTTTGAACGTGCTTGCCACGCTGCTGGCACCGGACAGCGGGCAGATTCTGTACCGCGGGGAGGATGTCACCACCTTTTCTCCGGCGCGGTTGAACAGTCTGCGCAACCGCGACTTTGCCGTTGTTTTTCAGTTCCACTACCTGCTGCCGTATCTTACGGCGCGGGAAAATGTGCTGCTGCCTTTTATGAGCGGGTTGCGCGCGGTGAGCACCGCTGCCCGCGAACGGGCGGAAGAATGCCTGCGGCGGGTGGGGCTGGGCGACAAAGGCAGCAAGCTGCCCGGACATCTTTCCGGCGGCGAGCAGCAGCGTGTGGCCATTGCCCGCGCGCTGGTCAAGGAATCTACCGTGCTTTTTGCCGACGAACCTACGGGGAATCTGGACAAGACCACCGGGGAATCCATCATGGAACTGCTGGCAGACCTGAAGAGGGACGGCCTGTCCATCGTCATGGTTACGCATGATGAGTCCTACGCCCGCAGGGCGGACCGGGTTGTGCGTATGGCGGACGGTGCGCTGGTGGAATAG
- a CDS encoding ABC transporter permease has translation MNILTIPLRTMRKKWLKTLLVFVVFGLSVVSIVSLNYVSMVVGESLEKKLTAFGANILVTPKSEKLTVSYGGFSMGDMVMGVTDLREQDVEERVLSIGYSDRISVVAPKLVAMTRVRDVAVGVIGVRFAREEVLKGYWAIEGGFPERADGVLVGAKAARKLDIGVGDTIDIGGYSAHVSGVIAPTGGDDDSVLFADLGFVQHVFSRPGEVSFVEIAALCAGCPIEDIVVQLVEALPETEVQALQSIVKQRMYAMHFVEHLILTVSLVILFIACCMVGATMLASVNERVREIGLLRSLGFSRRGVFGIFCFEAVFIGMAAGVLGYLGGFALSLKVLALMDMAGETALSMHPGHLALTCLLVVGVSVLAAFFPSWKAASIEPSTALISL, from the coding sequence ATGAACATTCTGACCATTCCGCTGCGGACCATGCGCAAGAAGTGGCTGAAGACGCTTCTTGTCTTTGTGGTGTTTGGCCTGAGCGTTGTGTCCATTGTCTCGCTCAACTATGTTTCCATGGTGGTGGGCGAGTCGCTGGAAAAGAAACTTACCGCCTTTGGAGCCAATATTCTTGTCACCCCCAAGAGTGAAAAGCTGACCGTGAGCTACGGCGGTTTTTCCATGGGCGACATGGTGATGGGCGTGACCGACCTGCGCGAACAGGACGTGGAGGAGCGGGTTCTTTCCATCGGGTATAGCGACCGCATAAGCGTTGTGGCTCCCAAGCTGGTGGCCATGACCCGTGTGCGTGATGTTGCCGTGGGCGTGATAGGGGTGCGTTTTGCGCGGGAAGAGGTGCTCAAGGGCTACTGGGCCATTGAGGGCGGATTTCCCGAAAGGGCGGACGGCGTTCTTGTGGGCGCAAAGGCGGCCCGGAAGCTGGATATAGGCGTGGGAGATACCATTGATATAGGCGGGTACAGCGCCCACGTTTCAGGTGTCATTGCGCCGACCGGCGGGGATGACGATTCGGTGCTGTTTGCGGACCTTGGATTTGTGCAGCATGTTTTCTCCCGCCCCGGCGAGGTAAGTTTTGTGGAGATAGCGGCCCTGTGCGCGGGGTGCCCCATAGAGGATATTGTCGTCCAGCTGGTGGAAGCCCTGCCGGAGACAGAGGTGCAGGCCCTGCAATCCATAGTGAAGCAGCGCATGTATGCCATGCATTTTGTGGAGCATCTCATCCTCACGGTGAGCCTTGTCATTCTGTTCATTGCCTGCTGCATGGTGGGGGCGACCATGCTCGCCTCGGTAAACGAGCGCGTGCGGGAGATAGGCCTTTTGCGCTCGCTCGGGTTCTCCCGCCGGGGCGTGTTCGGCATCTTCTGCTTTGAAGCTGTGTTCATAGGCATGGCGGCGGGGGTGCTGGGGTATCTGGGCGGCTTTGCCTTGAGCCTTAAGGTGCTGGCATTGATGGATATGGCAGGGGAAACGGCGCTGAGCATGCATCCCGGTCATCTGGCCCTGACCTGCCTGCTTGTGGTGGGTGTTTCCGTGCTGGCGGCCTTTTTCCCTTCGTGGAAGGCGGCCTCTATAGAACCTTCCACCGCGCTCATTTCCCTGTGA
- a CDS encoding DUF2318 domain-containing protein yields MRRIRTALLIMLALLAVSPAHAFFGMFSKYAEVKADNGLVAIPLADIAEGKAQHYRFVHGGKEVKFFLLKTPDGVVRAAFDACDVCFHSKKGYTQDKDFMICNNCGMRFHSSRIGDVEGGCNPAPLPRSIKDGSVVMSVEDLMTGQRFF; encoded by the coding sequence ATGCGACGTATCCGGACAGCCCTGCTGATCATGCTTGCCCTGCTTGCCGTATCTCCGGCGCACGCTTTTTTCGGTATGTTTTCCAAATATGCCGAGGTGAAGGCGGATAACGGTCTTGTTGCCATACCGCTTGCGGATATTGCCGAAGGCAAGGCGCAGCACTACCGGTTTGTTCACGGCGGCAAGGAAGTGAAGTTTTTTCTGCTTAAAACCCCGGACGGGGTTGTGCGCGCCGCCTTTGACGCCTGCGATGTGTGCTTTCATTCCAAGAAAGGATACACGCAGGATAAGGATTTCATGATCTGCAACAACTGCGGCATGCGCTTCCACTCATCGCGCATCGGCGATGTGGAGGGCGGCTGCAACCCTGCCCCCCTGCCGCGCAGCATTAAGGATGGCAGCGTGGTCATGAGCGTGGAAGACCTGATGACCGGGCAGAGGTTCTTCTGA